In a single window of the Clostridia bacterium genome:
- a CDS encoding aspartate carbamoyltransferase catalytic subunit codes for MSKLDLLGLKGVPREEITKILDGAAEMKKILMSGKKKISLLEGKSVFLMFYEPSTRTSSSFDEAAKILGANTINLAVSSSSVKKGETLIDTAMTLDHMQADVIVIRHSVSGAPKLIAQNTKASVINAGDGLHEHPTQSLLDMFTMREKWGTFEGKKIAIIGDIKHSRVARSNIWGLTAMGANVTICAPATLMPIGVEDLPVTVAKTKEEAAKNADAIMGLRLQLERQDKGMFPSIAEYFKYYGIEKSIIDLAHKDVIVMHPGPVNRGAEIDTDSTDGLNSVITQQVTNGVAVRMSVLAYLTGKLDEFLTPNANKRKVVPL; via the coding sequence ATGTCTAAATTAGATCTACTGGGTCTAAAGGGAGTGCCGAGAGAAGAAATAACAAAAATTCTTGACGGCGCTGCCGAAATGAAAAAAATATTAATGAGCGGCAAAAAAAAGATTTCTCTACTTGAAGGGAAATCTGTTTTTTTGATGTTTTATGAACCAAGCACAAGGACTAGTTCAAGTTTTGATGAAGCAGCCAAAATTTTAGGCGCAAACACAATTAACCTTGCAGTAAGTTCATCATCAGTAAAAAAAGGTGAAACACTTATTGACACCGCTATGACTTTGGACCACATGCAGGCTGACGTAATAGTTATACGACATTCTGTTTCAGGCGCGCCAAAGCTTATTGCACAAAACACAAAAGCATCAGTAATCAATGCTGGAGACGGTTTGCACGAGCACCCGACACAGAGCTTGCTTGATATGTTTACAATGAGAGAAAAATGGGGCACATTTGAAGGCAAGAAAATAGCCATAATAGGAGATATCAAGCATTCGCGTGTAGCAAGAAGCAATATCTGGGGATTGACTGCTATGGGAGCAAATGTAACAATTTGCGCACCCGCTACGCTTATGCCGATAGGTGTAGAGGATCTTCCTGTAACAGTTGCTAAGACCAAAGAAGAGGCTGCTAAGAACGCCGATGCTATTATGGGGCTAAGACTTCAGCTAGAAAGACAGGATAAAGGAATGTTCCCTAGTATTGCGGAATATTTCAAATACTACGGTATAGAAAAGAGCATTATTGATTTGGCACATAAAGATGTAATCGTGATGCATCCTGGTCCTGTAAATAGAGGTGCAGAGATTGATACAGATTCAACAGACGGACTAAATTCAGTAATTACACAGCAGGTAACCAACGGCGTGGCAGTAAGAATGTCTGTCTTGGCTTACCTAACCGGCAAATTAGATGAATTTTTAACGCCAAACGCTAATAAGCGCAAGGTTGTTCCGCTGTAA